tcccacatacaaaaaatagaggaagataatACAAATAATAGAGGAGGATACAAATAattggaagatgttagctcaggggcaatcttttTCCAGCAAAAAGAgctggcaacagatcttagctcagggacaatcttcctcaccaaaaaaaataaataaaaataaaataattatttttgctctGTATTTCTTACTATGTAATTACATTAGTCCCACTGATAGATAGTCATATTTTTCCAGAATCTGATGAGACAGGTCTTTAAAGATACTGCTTCAGTATCCTTTGTTCCCTGTTGTTATCATCACTAAAATAGCCTTGGTAAGTGTTCTCCTTCTAAAATGCAGGATTTGCTGTAGCACATATCAAATGAGACGATAGATGTACAACTCCTGCGAAAAATTAAAAGCTCTATTTAAATGCAAGGTGTACTAATAATGTTTTGTTGTATTCAGACAGCTTTCACAAAGGACAAGCTTGATTCTTCCACTCTGTGGGTTGAAATTGATGGTGGTTCTTAAGGAGATTTACCCACTTGCAaaaaaacatactacaaagaataaagaagaatgatTTAACGTTCAATGGAGATCCAAATTACAATGGAAAATTACATAATGTGTAGTACAAAGTCTGTCATTCTAAGCTTTCATTCATAGTCTTAggcataaattttatttcacagcTATCTTTATGTTATATATACTCACTAAGGGGTAAATATAGACAATATTCTTAAGTTTTAATTTGTTGATCCCCTGATGTTTAAAAGTTTAATAGTTTGTAAAATGCTTAAGTGCTGAATAAGTGAGTGTTGGCATCATCAGGAAGATTCTCTATAAAAAATAGAcaacttttggggctggccccgtggccgagtggttaagttcgcgtgctccgctgcaggcggcccagtgtttcgttggttcgaatcctgggcgcggacatggcactgctcatcaaaccacgctgaggcagcgtcccacatgctacaactagaaggacccacaacgaagaatatacaactatgtactggggggctttggggagaaaaaggaaaaaataaaaaaaatcttaaaaaaaaaaaatagacaacttTTCATTGTAGATAATCAGCTTGATCTTAGTAATCATTTCAGCTACCATATATAAAAACTGGCAGAGTAGATATCCTAGGAATTGCGTGACTGAGATTCCCTAGCTGCCCATTTCAGCTGTTGGTGGATTGAAATACTTCTGAGAAACCAACTTCCTTTGATTTATAGACAGTATGCTGGCTATGACTACTCGCAGCAAGGCCGATTTGTCCCTCCAGACATGATGCAGCCACAGCAGCCATACACTGGGCAGATTTTCCATCCAACTCAGACGTACACTCCAACCACATCTCAGCCATTCTATGGAAACAACTTTGAGGATGAGCCACCTTTATTAGAAGGTAGGATTGGTCGTAACACTTTATGGTACTTTGTAATATCCAGCTGGTCAgtgaaaataaatcttaatttgGAGAAGTTCTCCTTTCCTCTAAAAGAATAATGTAGAGAGAAGTTTTCTACTAAGTGACCCATTTTGAACACAGTATAAATGAAACCACATTGAGCCCGAGGGgaccatatttttaataaatctttgtAAAGGAATAATAAAGTATGTCAATATGTATGCGTCTATTTTTACTTCAGATTACTGATTAAATTCTATCAGTGGAAGGAATGAAAGGCAATAGCATGCTATTGCTTATTCTACCTGGAAATAAGCTGGCAGGACTGGTAACATTGCTGAAAAGTATGGTGGTTTTCAAATTGTATTCCAAAACCCATAAAGCAGTAGCTCTGAACATTTTTTTGGATCAGATACCCTTTGAAAGTCTAATGAAAACTGGATACTCTcctcagaaaaatgcacacatatacatagagACATGGTTTTGTATATAATTTCATGGAGCCTCCAGGTATTCCTGAAGCCCAGGGAAAGAACGCTTTACTATGAACCCTTTCCATATGTTCTTTGCTCTGCTGTCATAGCTGAGAATGTCTATTTCATCGTATCCATACTCTTTTCCAACACCAAACCAGAAAttggatatttgttgaataagcaCCCCAGTCAGTGAAGACTGATATTGAGGACTCATCAAAATAATGTCGTCTGGTAGTGCTAGGTCCTCTTGATGCTGGATGTCTCATTTTGTCTTCTGATCCAGCATAGATTCTGGTAAATTAAAGATGTCGCAAATCCTAATTgacttccttaatttcttttcctttagaattaGGTATCAATTTTGACCACATCTGGCAAAAAACACTAACAGTGTTACATCCATTAAAAGTAGCAGATGGCAGCATCATGAATGAGACTGATTTGGCAGGACCAATGGTGTTTTGCCTTGCCTTTGGAGCCACCTTGTTACTGGTAAGGTTTTAGTTTCAATTCTCAGTATGAGATTAAAGAACAATCTTTAAATATTCCCCCAAGAGCCATTTTTGAGATTCTGCTTATATGTCAAGTGTTTGGTGTGTTTTGAATAGTAGTGAGTTGCTTGAATTTATGAAAAGTTGTAAAGATAATTGttagtatttgttttcttttatcctgtTGCTGAATTAGAAGAGATAAATGATGTAATGCATAGAAGATGGGATTTTTAGTCAGAAAAACTGGGCGTGAACTCAGTGCTCCTACTCTGTccctgagcaagtcatttaatccttCAGCTCCCTCCGATAGATAAGCCTGTGCTGCCCACCTAACAAGGTTTTTTTGGAGATTAAGCAAGACAGGTGATGTGAGAACACTCTGAAAAGTTTAAAGCACTGTACACAGAGGGGGTTTTATTCCTACCGCATGAGTGAATTCAGCAATAAACTCAGCTGAGGTTTTTCGAACTCCTGCACTCTCAATCAagtgttttgaaataaatattaacataatcTGCAGAGGCATTCTCAAGATGGAGTTTTGTATGTCAAAAGTCTTACAACCGGAAACTTTTTGAAGGCTTCTCTGTGGACTGATTTTAGTGATAGTGTGACCTGAATACAACATTTGTGCACATATCTTGATGAGAGTACTGTAACTCCAATTTAGCTAGTCATAAGTCCTCAGACTGTTCAGTGATGTCTTTTACAAAAGCAGAAGGACTGCTTTTGTCAAAGGACTGTATAACTCAACTAACACTTtgcaaaaataatgaaagaaaaaaatatcttccatTATATTCCTCTTGCCTCATTGttaatcagttttcttttctcctcccctccctacaGAACTCTGGCTTCCTGTTTATCTGGCTTCCTTTCTCCTAGCTCCTCTACCACCCATATAATGTGAATGATGAAATTATTTCTGCTGTTAAAAAGATTATGGCTACATCTGCCGATGAGAATAAATTGCTTCAGGCAATTTTGGTGGAATTAGCTAGTTTCTCAAGTGATATTAGCTATTATCCAAACATTCTGAATGATTTTCCTTCTTGTCTCAAGTTTATTTGCTTAAAATCAGTCAGATTTCTTTTCAGAAAGCTACTATTTTAGTTGATTGTAGcatgattttatatctttatttgttCAATTCTATGCCAAGTGCACATGCTAActggaaaataggaaatgaaatatCTATGTATTGGGAGGTGGATACTTGAAACTTAGGAAAGATGTAAAAGCCAGTCTGCACAGTGTTTTACTTCTCTGCGTAAAGAATAGATACCTGTGTAGATTTTGATGCTCACAAATTGAATATCTTCTACATGTACCATTTTAGGTGAAATAAGGCCAAAAGtaacttattttttcccctttaacctATAATCTTTTCTTTACCCATAGGCTGGCAAAATCCAGTTTGGCTATGTATATGGGATCAGTGCAATTGGATGTCTAGGAATGTTTTGTTTATTAAACTTAATGAGTATGACAGGTGTTTCATTTGGTTGTGTGGCAAGTGTCCTTGGATATTGTCTTCTTCCCATGATCCTACTCTCCAGCTTTGCAGTGATATTTTCTTTGCAGTAAGTACTGATCTTCATTTTGGGTTGACTGACAATTCTCTGTATTGGGTTTTACCTCTCCATCAGTTTGAGATAAATCACTGATTCAGCAAGCACATTGGATTGTGCCTCTTGTGAGTGAGGACTGTGCTGCTTGCTTTTCAATGATGAGCAGTGGAACTGAGAAtaaatttagaaactttttatACCATCTCAACTTTTACATACGATAAAGAATTTCCTAGTTTTGTGTTTAGTTACCAGTGTCAGTGAATGAATTGAACAGTGGTTATTGTTAATATAAATATTGCATGCAAAAGGTCAAGTTGTTAAAATTATACTTACCTACTCTGGTATTTTTTTAGACTATATCTGATTTCTTAAAGACGTGGAGCATATGTTAAGGAAATGGGTAGTAAACCCATACTCTATTTGGCAACtttttaactgaaaatgaaacatattctTTTTATGGCAAGAGGCTGTTACGAGCTTACCATGTTCTCAGATGTATTTTAAGCAActttaaatctaattttttaaataatattttagataagattaaaaagaaagatgtaaattagtgctgataaaataatattttaggtaaggttaaaaagaaagatgTAGGATTACTGATGTAATCCTTGTGGCTAGTGTGCAGATGCTCTCAACATTTCAAGCTCCTCCTTGTGGCTAGTGCTGGACACAAGCAGTAATAGGGCTTTGTTATACCTCGTAAGTTAAAATGGAGGTTTAGGAGAAGAGCGCCTATCAACTAATTGATGCTAGAGATTTGGCAAGATGATGGCTTCATAGTGTTCCTGCTCTGGATAAAAATGCTTCATATTTTCAGTGTAGAAActgcttcattcttttcatttgttgagattaatatatttatatttgaattttatggAAGGTATTTTCTATTAAAACAGTGTTTTCCCTCCAGGGGCAATTTTGTTCCCAGGGACATTTGACAACGTCTGGAGACAGTTGTGCTTTTTGCAACTGTAGGGGACACGAGTGCTACTGGTATCttatgggtagaggccagggatgctgctgaacatcctaacAATGCACAGAAGAGCCCCCACGACAAAAGTACATCCAGCCCAATGTCAGtggtgccaaggctgagaaaccctatgctaacaggagaaaaatgtagTTATAAATGAGCTTTTTATCACATGAAATAATTCAGCATCATTGAATTCACTGAGAGAGACATTTTAGCATTTGGAAAAAATCTTGATTATTTCTGCAGATGACTACATGTggctttaaaatgcttttctttagAATTGGTTATTGTAGTATTCTTACCTAACTAAGCTCATCTACTGCCTTATTTGCCCTCCCCTTGTTTTTTCTTGTCCGTTACAGAGGCATGGTAGGAATCATTCTCACTGCTGGAATCATTGGATGGTGTAGCTTTTCtgcttccaaaatttttatttctgcgTTAGCCATGGAAGGACAGCAACTTCTAGTAGCATATCCTTGTGCTTTGCTATACGGAGTCTTTGCcctaatttctgttttttgaacTGAATTTATCTGGGATGTGGACATCGTTGGGCAAAATACACAAAAAGGACTCTGAACTCTTAAATTGGACCAAGAAACTGCTACAGTGCAACTCTCATGCAGATCCAATGTTCGACTGTTGGAGCAGTGGAAGTAAACGTGTATCTATTGTTCATTTTTATGGAACTTTTGAATACTCTCTTGGATTTACCTGCAATATGACTAGCTTTAAGTGTTTGTGCTTATACAAATAAGAAGTGCTATTTCTTTCCTGTTCCTGCAGCCTTTGGAAAACAACTTTTCTCCATGCAAATTACATTAGGGTGTTTTTGATAGATTTTTGTCAACTGTGGAAAACTAATCACAGAGCtgataatctttcttaaaaacaacCCACTCATAGTGAAGAAGACACAAGACGTACTACAGAAATACTTTTTCAaggaattaggaaagaaaaattcccTGTATTCTCGAGGCAGATGTGCTTGAAGCAAAAAAGTGAGCCCAACCTAGAGTTTTATGAGTTTGCACTTCAAAAATTTGACATTCCGTAAATTATCT
The nucleotide sequence above comes from Equus przewalskii isolate Varuska chromosome 13, EquPr2, whole genome shotgun sequence. Encoded proteins:
- the YIPF5 gene encoding protein YIPF5, which produces MSGFDNLNTDFYQTSYSIDDQSQQSYDYGGSGGPYSKQYAGYDYSQQGRFVPPDMMQPQQPYTGQIFHPTQTYTPTTSQPFYGNNFEDEPPLLEELGINFDHIWQKTLTVLHPLKVADGSIMNETDLAGPMVFCLAFGATLLLAGKIQFGYVYGISAIGCLGMFCLLNLMSMTGVSFGCVASVLGYCLLPMILLSSFAVIFSLQGMVGIILTAGIIGWCSFSASKIFISALAMEGQQLLVAYPCALLYGVFALISVF